The sequence GACGCTGCCTTCGCGGGTGAAGGGGTGGTACAGGAGACATTGAATCTGAGCCAGCTTGCGGGCTACTGCGTTGGGGGCACACTCCATGTCGTGGTGAACAATCAACTCGGCTTCACCACCAGTCCCGCTGAGGCCCGTTCGAGCGTTTACGCCACTGATGTCGGCAAAATGCTCCAGATCCCTATCTTCCACGTGAACGGAGAGGACCCCGAAGCGGTTGCGCAAGTGGTCCGATTGGCGATGGATTTTCGTTACGAATTCAAACGCGACGTCATTATCAACATGTACGGCTATCGCCGGCTCGGTCATAATGAAGGAGACGAGCCGGCTTTCACCCAACCGGTGTTGTACCGCGCGATTGCCAAACGCAAATCCGTTCGTGAAGGCTACCTCGAACATCTGCTGGGCCTGGGCGGTGTGACGCGCGAGGAAGCCGATGCCATCGCCGCGCACCGCCGCGAGTTGCTTGAGAAGGAACTCTCCGAATCGCAGAGCCTGAAACCTCCACCGCCCTCCGAGCAACGCCGTGGGATTTGGTCTCAGTTCAAAGGAGGTCTCGAGCCGGAAGGCGAAGAGAAGATCGCAAATGTCTCCCGCGACAGTCTTTCGGCCTGGCTGGACGCCCAAAGCCGGGTGCCCTCCGATTTTCATTCGCATCCTAAAATCAAAAAGATCCTTCAGACGCGGCAGCAAATGGCGGCGGGCCAGGAGCCATTGGATTGGGCGGCGGCCGAGGCGCTGGCCTTTGGGAGTCTGGCCTGCGAAGGTGTGCGCGTGCGGCTCAGCGGCCAGGACACCGAGCGCGGCACTTTCAGCCAGCGCCATGCGGTCTTGCATGATTACCAGGACGGCCACACCTATACGCCTTTGCAACACCTCCAGACCGGCCAGGCCCCCGTCCAAATCTACAACAGTCCCCTGTCGGAAGTGGGTGTTCTGGGATTCGAATACGGTTACAGCTTGGATTACCCGGATAGCCTGGTGCTTTGGGAGGCGCAATTTGGCGATTTCGTCAATGTGGCGCAGCCCATTGTGGACCAATTCATCGCCAGTGCGGAGGAGAAATGGCAGCGGCTCAGCGGGTTGGTGTTGCTTTTGCCCCATGGCTTCGAAGGGCAGGGGCCGGAGCATTCCAGCGCACGGCTTGAACGCTTCCTCATGCTGGGCGTCGAGGATAACCTCCAGATTGTTTATCCTACCACTCCAGCCCAATACTTCCATTGCTTGCGCCGCCAGGCCCTGCGCTCCTGGCGCAAGCCCCTCGTCATCATGGCGCCCAAGAGCCTCCTGCGCCTTCCCAAGGCCGTCTCCAGTTTGGACCAGTGCGCGCAAGGGGCGTTCCAGAGGATTCTGCCGGACGCCTTGAGCAAGCCGGGCGGGCAGGTCAAACGCGTCATCTTGTGTACCGGCAAAATGTATTATGAATTAGCTGAACATCGTGACCAGGCCAAGCGCGACGATGTCGCCATTATCCGCCTCGAGCAGCTCTACCCGCTACGGCGCGAACTCCTCGAATCTGCCCTCGCCGGCTATTCTCAAGGCATCCCGCTGGTTTGGGTCCAGGAGGAGCCTGCCAATATGGGGGCGTGGATTTATCTTCGATTTCATTTCGGCGCGCTGCTCTGTTCCCGGTTTGATTTTAGCGGCGTGATGCGGCCCGCTTCGGCCTCGCCTGCGGTCGGCTCCCATCGCCGCCACAAACAGGAACAGGCCGATATTGTCGCCCGCGCTTTTGGTGAAAACAAATAAGGTAATTGCATGCGCATCGAACTCAAAGTGCCCGAGGTCGGTGAGTCTATCACCGAGGTCGAGATAGGTGGCTGGCTTAAAGCCAAGGGCGACACGGTCCGTAAAGACGAATCACTCGTCACTTTGGAGAGCGAGAAGGCCACCGTCGAATTGCCTGCGCCGGAAGCCGGCACCCTCACCCAACTTTTGAAGCAGAAGGGCGAGGTGGCCAAGGTGGGCGAAACCATCGGATACATCGAGAAGGATGGCCAACCCCAAACGGCCCAGCCCCCGGCCAAACCAGCGGAATCGAAGCCTCAGCCGCCTGCGCACGAAGGCGCGCCGAAACAGGTTCCGCCCCGAATCATGCCGGCTGCGCAGGTCGCTCTGGAAGAACATGGATTAAAGCCTCAAGACGTGCGGGGTACTGGTCCAGGGGGACGGGTGCTCAAGGAAGACGTTCTGCGCCAAACCCGGCCCGAGCCCACTCCTGCGCCGGCGCTCGAGCCTGCGTCTGCGCCAGCAACCCCCAGTCCATTGGCTGGCCGCGAGGAGGAAGTGGTCCCCATGAGCCGCTTGCGCCGGACGGTCGCCGAGCGGCTGGTCCAGGCGCAGCATACCGCTGCGCTTCTGACGACCTTCAACGAGGTCGATATGGGCTCTGTAACGGCCCTGCGCAAGCAGTTCGGCGAGGCCTTTCAGCAGAAGTACCAGGCCAAGCTCGGGTTCATGTCGTTCTTTGTGAAGGCCTGCGTGGATGCGCTCAAAGAGTTTCCGCCTCTCAATGCCCAGGTGCGGGAGACCAACATCGTGTATCATAATTACTATGATATCGGGGTGGCTGTCGGCAGCGGCAAGGGCCTGGTGGTCCCGGTCATTCGCAACGCCGAGCACCTGAGTTTCGCCCAAATTGAGATGGCCATCGCCGATTTCGCGCGGCGTGCCAAAGAAAACAAGCTCAAGATTGAAGAGTTGCAAGGAGGCACCTTTACCATCAGCAACGGCGGTGTGTATGGTTCATTGCTCTCGACCCCTATTATCAATCCGCCCCAGAGCGGGATTCTGGGCCTGCACGCCATCCAGGAACGCCCTGTGGCCCGCGAGGGCAACGTCGTTATCCGCCCGATGATGTATGCGGCGCTCACTTACGACCATCGCCTCGTGGATGGGCGCCAGGCCGTCTCCTTCCTCAAGCGCATCAAGGAAACCATCGAAAATCCTGCCAGGATGCTCATGGAGATTTAGGGGTGAGCATCTCAAATTTACCCGGCTTCAGCCGCCTCAGAATCCGCCGTCAGCGAGCGCCAGCGAGCCAGGCCGGCGCGTTATCCGCTGCGGACCCGATGGGAGTCAGTACTTAGTGGAATTGGCATTGTAGGGCGCCCTCGGCGAGAGTAGAGCGACGTTGGACAGTTTAGCTGTGACTTGCTGTCCGGCGTTAGGGGGCGCGGCCGCACAGTCCGCGCCTCCTCACGCGATTTTGCCGGACCGCGCAAGGCGTCGTGGAGCGAGGGCTTCACCGACAAGTTCTTCGTTGATGAATGGGCCGTAAACCTCGGCGGTGTCGAAGAACGTGATGCCGCGTTCCAGGGCCGCCCGAAGCAGCGCCGTCATCTCCTGTTTGCCTTTGGGCGGGCCGTACGAAAAGCTCATTCCCATGCAGCCCAGCCCAATGGCTGAGACTTCCAGACTACTTTTTCCTAGTTTCCGTTTTTTCATTTTACTTCCTCCTCCTCCTCGTTCTCGTTCTCGATTCTTCAGCGCTTTCGAGGACGAGGACGAGAACGAGTTGCAGGTAATTCCATTTTTAAAACAGGCCTAGGAGATCGAGAGCAACTCGACCTCGAAGATGAGCGTAGCGTTAGGAGGAATCGCACCGGGGTAACCTTGTTCGCCATACGCCAGTTCCGGCGGGATGGTCAGCCGGGCTTTATCGCCCGCGCACATGCTGGCGACTCCTTGGTCCCAGCCCTTGATTACCTGGCCGGCGCCCAAGACGAACGAAAAGGGCTCACCCCGGTCAACCGAGCTGTCGAACTTGGTGCCATCGGTCAGCCAGCCCGTGTAATGCACACTCACGGTGTCCCCATGTTTTGGAGCCGCGCCGGCGCCCGAGGTCATCCTTTCAACTTTCATAACAGAAATTATTAAGCTGGGATATCGGCTTCGACGAGCTTCGCCAACAGCGTAAGGGATTCCTGCCAGCCGAGGTAGCAGGCCTCGGGCGGGATGGCCTCAGGCACCCCTTCCTGCACGATGTTCAACTCCGTTCCGACCGATACCTTTTTGAAGGTTATCGTGACCTGAAGTTCCCCGGGCAGGTTCGGGTCGTCAAATTTGTCCGTGTAACGGATGCGTTCGTGAGGGACCAGTTCGAGATACGTTCCTCCAAAAGAATGGCTCTGCCCCGTGGTGAAGTTGGTGAAAGACATCTTGTGGGTGCCGCCCACCTTGCCTTCCAGGTGGTGGACCTTTCCTGTAAACCCATTTGGGGGGAGCCATTTGGCCATTGCGTCGGCATCGAGGAACGCCCGATAGATTTTCTCAGGAGCCGCGCGCAGCACGCGGTGCAGCCGGATGGTGTTGGTTGGCATGATGAATGGCTTCTAAGTTCTATTCAGGTTCCCTTCACAGCAAATAAACCACCGAATTTTGAGGAACCTCGCTTATGCGAACGAGATTCACAAGTCGCCAGAGCGCATTTTTTCAAATCGATGACGCTGCCGGCGCGAAGCCCTTAGCGCACTGTTTTGAAATGTAGCAGCCGACGCAAAGAGGCTTTGATCCTTCTTCTGTTGGCCAGTCCGCTGGCTTGATCCGGTGAAACTCAGGGCCGAAATGTGAGCCTCCTTACAAGGGTTTTCAAACGCCCTCTTAGCTTGCCTCTCTAATGTTTGAATGTTTGTTTGCAACGGATGAAGGATTTTGCAAGCTTCGCGAATGGGACCCGGTACAGCGGGTGCCGCCAAGATACAGAAGAGTCTGCAACATGCGCCACAATCGTAAGCTGCCGAGGATTCTCCCTCTCCCTTTCCAACTCGCCTCGCTGTCGCAGCGGGAGGGGAAGGGCAGGGGAGAGGGGTCCCTCCGCATGTAGTCCATCCCACGGTCCTCCATTAACTGTGAAAACAAACCGCAATTTTACGAAGACACGCGTCATTATGCCATTGGGCGCCGCGGTTCTACAGCTATCAGTGGGCTGGGCAATAGCTGAGCCGGCCACTTTCAATCCCGGCGCCCTCTGGCCGGACAATCGAGGCCAGCACATTCAGGCCCATGGTGGGGGCATCCTCAAACTCGGCGAGACCTACTACTGGTTTGGGGAGGACCGTACGCGGGGTTTGGAACGCGGTCTGCGCTATGTGAGTTGTTATTCCTCCAGCGACCTGGCGCATTGGACCTTTTGCCGGCAGGTCGTCAAGCTGGCCGATCCCGAAGACCTGGGACCGCGCTGGGTGCTGGAACGGCCCAAAGTCTTCTACAATTCTGCGACCAGGAAATTTGTCATGTATGCCCACATCGATGGCAAGGGGGGCTACAAGTTCGCCAGCGTGGCGGTGTTCACCTGCGACGCCGTGGATGGAGACTATCAATATCTCAAAAGCTTCCGCCCACTGGGCCATGAGAGCCGCGACATCGGGCAGTTTATCGACGATGACGGCAGCGCGTATTTGATTTTCGAGGACCGGCCAAACGGGTTTCGTATTGCCAAATTGTCCGGTGATTATCTGACTGTGGAAAAGGAAGTGTGCCTCATCCCGGAGCACCTGGAAGGCGGCGCGCTGGCGCACTACCAGGGCCTATATTACGTGATCGGTTCCGAACTGACCGGCTGGCGGCCTAATCCGAACAAATATGCCACCGCCCCCAGCCTCAGCGGCCCGTGGTCGGCCTTTAAGGACATCGCCCCACCGGAGACCAACACTTACGGCTCGCAATCCACGATGATGCTCAAGGTGGTTGGCGCACAAATGACAACGGTGATTTTCATGGGTGATATATGGAAACCCCAAGCCCAATGGGATTCGCGTTACCTGTGGATGCCGTTGGCCATTGGCGACGGCAAGTTAAGCCTGCCCGCCCCCAAACCCTGGACGCTGAACATGAAAACCGGCGTGGCAGAAATCCTCAACTCGCCCTGATGCGCCGACAACCCACGATGCCACGCAGCACGGCCGTCCCTGTGAGTTCAAGCACCGTCCCGGTGCGTGTCCCTTGAATTGGCGGCGGGACGCCGCCACAACTCGCATGGCCTACCTGCTGATTGGGTAGCCCTGCCAGACCCATTCGAGGGCTTCGGGCAGCGTTTGGTTCCTGACGGCCCGGTCAACGTGTCCCGCGTTCAGCGCATACACGTATTGATAATGATAACCTTTGGCCTCGAGCACGGTTGCCATGCGGTTATTGGCGGCGACCCAGTCATGCATCTGGTCGCGCATGACATTGGGGTTGAGCAGATCATGATCGCCGACCTCCATCCAAATGCGAATCGGTTTCGTCTCGGTTTGCGGGATGAGTTTTTGGTGGAAATCCCACGCGCCATCGGGTGTTTCCGGGTTGAAAGGCCATTGTTGGTTCACAAAGGTACCCGAGTAACTGATGACCCGGTGGTACCATTCCGGGTGATACCACGCCATCTCCAGAGCCGCTGCTCCGCCGGAACTCCGGCCCATCACCGCACGACCCTCGGGGTTTTTGGTAAGGTTGACGTGGCAATTCTTTTCAACCAGAGGTAGCACTTCCGATTCAATGAATTGGGCGAATTTTCCGGACATGGTGTCGTATTCCAGGCCCCTCTCGCTGCCTTGGGCGTCGCCGCCGCCGTTGGCAATCATAATGGCGAGCATGACGGGGAGCCGGTGTTGGGCGATCATGTTGTCCAGGATATGCGGCAGGGCCATGTCCGGCCTGCCTAGGCGCGGGCCGTCGTGAGTCACAATAAACGGGGCAGGCGTGCCGAGAACATATTGGCTGGGAATGAAGACGGTAATGGTGCGCGTGTAAGGGGCCGGGTGGGTTTCAACGATTAGAGTTTTGGGATTGTTCGGGTCCGGGCGTCCGTAAGCGTTTCTGGCAATACCGGGGTAGAACCTGCTGTTGGTGGATTCCATGGTGAACTGCTGGACCCGCCCCTGTGGCACGCCGGCGGCAACGGTCAATTCCGGCGCATCGACATACCTGGGGCCGATGAGGAAATTCCCATCCACATCAGGAGGCGGATTGGCCCCGGGAGTGGCTTGGGTTGGGTTGGCAGCCGAATCGCCGGGCGTGGCGCTGTTGTGGCGGGCGGCCCTGGCCAGAGCCTCGGCGTTTGGCCCTGCAGGGATCAAAACCGGCGTGCCCGGAGTGGTCGGCAGCCGGGATGGCGGGGGCGTTCGTTCTGCCGCGTGGACAGGGGTGAAAACCAGGGCTTGCGCCAGGCAACCCAGGCAAATTGCAAACTTGGCTAAACCAGAAAGCGGAAACCAATTGCCGCAATCGTGCGCATGCTCGCGCTCGTTGGGGGAGAGCCAACCATTTCCAAAACATGCCCCTTTACGCATTTCTGCTTTCTGCTTTTCCCCAAGGCGCTCTCAGGCTTGCCCGAACATCGCTTTCCAATTGGCCAGGCAGCGCCTGGTTGTTTCAAATTCCGGAAACCGGCTGCCTTCCTGCTCGATGAGAAAGTACTCGATGCCGCCGACCGATTTGGCCGCTGCTATCAGCTCCTTCCACGGCGTGACGCCCTCACCGAAGAGCACGCGATAGCCCTTTTCCTCCCCGCGCGAGCCCGGCGCCCAGTCTTTGAGATGCATGACTTTGATGCGGCCCGGGTTGGCTTTGACCCAGGCAACAGGGTCCGCGCCGGCTTCCTCGCAGGTGCCCACATCCAATTGCAGCACGAATTCCTTAGGCGTGTTGGCCGCAATCACTTCGATAATGCGCTGGCCGTTGTCCAATCTGGCCCACTCCGCCTGGTGATTGTGGTAGCCGGCGCTCAACCCGTGCGGCTTCAATTGCTCGACCGCGCTGCTCAGTTTTTCGCCCAGCCTCTTCCACCCCTCCACCCCTTGGGTGCTGCCCGGCGCGCTGGCCAGCACCACGTAACGCGTCCCGAGAATCTGGTTCAACTCGATCGCGTGCGCAAGGTTGTCCGCCGAACTGAACGTCTCAAACCCATTATGCGTCGAGTAACACCGAAGCCCAACATCATCCATCTGGGCCCGGACCTCTTTGGTGTAAGGCGGCGTCCACTTGAAATAGGGGGCGTAAAACTCGACCGCCTCGTACCCCTGCCTGGCAACAGTTTGCAGGGTTAGCGGCAGGTCGCGCGCCAGCTCCCCTCGCACGGAGTACAGTTCCAAACCGATGGGATAGCGCTTGCCAGCCGCAGGTTCGGGCGCCGCCGGCTCGGACGCTGCCTCGCCGATTGATACTTGTGCGGCGATGGCGGCAGGAATGGCCCCGGAAATCGCCAGGAAAGTTCGACGCGAAACGGATGAAGACAATGGATTTTTCATGCTATGGTCAAAAGCGTCCAAGGGGGTTCTCCCTTGTCAGCGGCTTTAGAATACTCCCTCGGCGTCGTGGTTCGCAATCCCAAGCTTGACTTTTGATAAGGGTTTGCCAATAGCTTGGAGCGATTCTTTTGCATACCGGAAGTCATTCCCGGAGATAAGAAGTTTGGCAGGATGTATCAAAATCCTGGCGGCGAGGCTGATTTCGATCATAGGGCACCCCTTCGTGCTGCTGCCCCTGCTGGTATTTCTGCCCCGTTTCCA is a genomic window of Verrucomicrobiia bacterium containing:
- a CDS encoding FKBP-type peptidyl-prolyl cis-trans isomerase; this encodes MKVERMTSGAGAAPKHGDTVSVHYTGWLTDGTKFDSSVDRGEPFSFVLGAGQVIKGWDQGVASMCAGDKARLTIPPELAYGEQGYPGAIPPNATLIFEVELLSIS
- a CDS encoding sugar phosphate isomerase/epimerase family protein: MKNPLSSSVSRRTFLAISGAIPAAIAAQVSIGEAASEPAAPEPAAGKRYPIGLELYSVRGELARDLPLTLQTVARQGYEAVEFYAPYFKWTPPYTKEVRAQMDDVGLRCYSTHNGFETFSSADNLAHAIELNQILGTRYVVLASAPGSTQGVEGWKRLGEKLSSAVEQLKPHGLSAGYHNHQAEWARLDNGQRIIEVIAANTPKEFVLQLDVGTCEEAGADPVAWVKANPGRIKVMHLKDWAPGSRGEEKGYRVLFGEGVTPWKELIAAAKSVGGIEYFLIEQEGSRFPEFETTRRCLANWKAMFGQA
- the odhB gene encoding 2-oxoglutarate dehydrogenase complex dihydrolipoyllysine-residue succinyltransferase, with the protein product MRIELKVPEVGESITEVEIGGWLKAKGDTVRKDESLVTLESEKATVELPAPEAGTLTQLLKQKGEVAKVGETIGYIEKDGQPQTAQPPAKPAESKPQPPAHEGAPKQVPPRIMPAAQVALEEHGLKPQDVRGTGPGGRVLKEDVLRQTRPEPTPAPALEPASAPATPSPLAGREEEVVPMSRLRRTVAERLVQAQHTAALLTTFNEVDMGSVTALRKQFGEAFQQKYQAKLGFMSFFVKACVDALKEFPPLNAQVRETNIVYHNYYDIGVAVGSGKGLVVPVIRNAEHLSFAQIEMAIADFARRAKENKLKIEELQGGTFTISNGGVYGSLLSTPIINPPQSGILGLHAIQERPVAREGNVVIRPMMYAALTYDHRLVDGRQAVSFLKRIKETIENPARMLMEI
- a CDS encoding family 43 glycosylhydrolase translates to MKTNRNFTKTRVIMPLGAAVLQLSVGWAIAEPATFNPGALWPDNRGQHIQAHGGGILKLGETYYWFGEDRTRGLERGLRYVSCYSSSDLAHWTFCRQVVKLADPEDLGPRWVLERPKVFYNSATRKFVMYAHIDGKGGYKFASVAVFTCDAVDGDYQYLKSFRPLGHESRDIGQFIDDDGSAYLIFEDRPNGFRIAKLSGDYLTVEKEVCLIPEHLEGGALAHYQGLYYVIGSELTGWRPNPNKYATAPSLSGPWSAFKDIAPPETNTYGSQSTMMLKVVGAQMTTVIFMGDIWKPQAQWDSRYLWMPLAIGDGKLSLPAPKPWTLNMKTGVAEILNSP
- a CDS encoding 2-oxoglutarate dehydrogenase E1 component, which encodes MAIAKHNGNGSEPAVGPGNLAFAEGLYEDYLRNPSSVPPDWQDYFRNIAQGEFRFPKPRFGPSFRPFSIFNPPTPARPRPSGRLAGPELAALQDRVYILTRVYRVRGHRIAQVDPIGLPRTIPPELTPAFFGFTDADMDQPVYSETFQYGDGPLTLGKLLERLRNTYCRSIGVQYMHIDDLSVRRWLQRRMESTQNHLDLTRDEQLRILTRLTDAVTFEEFIRRKFIGAKTFSLDGSESLIPLLDLAIEKAGEQGIQEIVFGMAHRGRLNVLANIMGKSPRQIFREYADTDWKSTSRHGDVKYHLGHSTDWATSRGSKLHLSLCFNPSHLEFVNPVALGRTRAKQDRAGDGENRRGMTLLIHGDAAFAGEGVVQETLNLSQLAGYCVGGTLHVVVNNQLGFTTSPAEARSSVYATDVGKMLQIPIFHVNGEDPEAVAQVVRLAMDFRYEFKRDVIINMYGYRRLGHNEGDEPAFTQPVLYRAIAKRKSVREGYLEHLLGLGGVTREEADAIAAHRRELLEKELSESQSLKPPPPSEQRRGIWSQFKGGLEPEGEEKIANVSRDSLSAWLDAQSRVPSDFHSHPKIKKILQTRQQMAAGQEPLDWAAAEALAFGSLACEGVRVRLSGQDTERGTFSQRHAVLHDYQDGHTYTPLQHLQTGQAPVQIYNSPLSEVGVLGFEYGYSLDYPDSLVLWEAQFGDFVNVAQPIVDQFIASAEEKWQRLSGLVLLLPHGFEGQGPEHSSARLERFLMLGVEDNLQIVYPTTPAQYFHCLRRQALRSWRKPLVIMAPKSLLRLPKAVSSLDQCAQGAFQRILPDALSKPGGQVKRVILCTGKMYYELAEHRDQAKRDDVAIIRLEQLYPLRRELLESALAGYSQGIPLVWVQEEPANMGAWIYLRFHFGALLCSRFDFSGVMRPASASPAVGSHRRHKQEQADIVARAFGENK
- a CDS encoding alpha/beta hydrolase-fold protein; the protein is MRKGACFGNGWLSPNEREHAHDCGNWFPLSGLAKFAICLGCLAQALVFTPVHAAERTPPPSRLPTTPGTPVLIPAGPNAEALARAARHNSATPGDSAANPTQATPGANPPPDVDGNFLIGPRYVDAPELTVAAGVPQGRVQQFTMESTNSRFYPGIARNAYGRPDPNNPKTLIVETHPAPYTRTITVFIPSQYVLGTPAPFIVTHDGPRLGRPDMALPHILDNMIAQHRLPVMLAIMIANGGGDAQGSERGLEYDTMSGKFAQFIESEVLPLVEKNCHVNLTKNPEGRAVMGRSSGGAAALEMAWYHPEWYHRVISYSGTFVNQQWPFNPETPDGAWDFHQKLIPQTETKPIRIWMEVGDHDLLNPNVMRDQMHDWVAANNRMATVLEAKGYHYQYVYALNAGHVDRAVRNQTLPEALEWVWQGYPISR
- a CDS encoding SRPBCC family protein, with amino-acid sequence MPTNTIRLHRVLRAAPEKIYRAFLDADAMAKWLPPNGFTGKVHHLEGKVGGTHKMSFTNFTTGQSHSFGGTYLELVPHERIRYTDKFDDPNLPGELQVTITFKKVSVGTELNIVQEGVPEAIPPEACYLGWQESLTLLAKLVEADIPA